A window from Cryptomeria japonica chromosome 1, Sugi_1.0, whole genome shotgun sequence encodes these proteins:
- the LOC131028198 gene encoding uncharacterized protein LOC131028198, whose amino-acid sequence METQVKINESIQKIMDTRFFKTSYDGEGLGELCIEVDEITCTDKRSVGCGQTTIPYHSSAAVGIDHTIIEVTELFEWNKDKPAVAVLVYGIGGSGKTKLVDAVIACLNLEGFQSYFHKKYGVSS is encoded by the exons ATGGAAACGCAGGTCAAAATCAACGAATCTATACAAAAAATAATGGATACCAG GTTTTTCAAAACTTCTTATGATGGCGAAGGCCTTGGAGAACTTTGCATTGAAGTGGATGAAATAACTTGTACTGACAAACGCAGCGTGGGATGCGGCCAAACAACCATTCCTTACCATAGCTCTGCAG CTGTGGGCATAGATCATACGATTATTGAGGTGACTGAACTCTTTGAGTGGAACAAAGACAAGCCAGCTGTGGCTGTACTTGTATATGGAATAGGTGGATCTGGGAAAACTAAGCTGGTAGATGCAGTGATTGCATGCTTGAATCTGGAGGGCTTCCAAAGTTACTTTCATAAAAAGTATGGAGTTTCATCCTAA